In one Balaenoptera musculus isolate JJ_BM4_2016_0621 chromosome 20, mBalMus1.pri.v3, whole genome shotgun sequence genomic region, the following are encoded:
- the CCDC103 gene encoding coiled-coil domain-containing protein 103 isoform X2: MKRNDIIDFKALEKELQAALTADEKYKRENAAKLRAVEQRVASYEEFRGIVLASHLKPLEQKDKIGGKRTVPWNCHTIQGRPSQDETTEISPEKTLLQPETSAEFYRDWRRYLRSGPERYEALLHLGGPKLGRLFQMDVGFGLLGEMLMALADHVRPADRWVVLGILRSLASTGRFTLNLSLMSHAEKESCRSLFQKLQAMGIPSLEGRGLGEQPGGLQEEESLLQELLRLYHVD; encoded by the exons atgaaaaggaatgacaTCATTGACTTCAAGGCTTTGGAGAAAGAGCTGCAGGCTGCACTCACTGCTGATGAGAAGTACAAACGGGAAAATGCTGCCAAGTTACGGGCAGTGGAACAGAGGGTAGCTTCCTATGAGGAGTTCAG GGGTATTGTCCTTGCATCACATCTGAAGCCTCTGGAGCAGAAGGACAAGATAGGAGGAAAGAGGACTGTGCCCTGGAACTGTCACACTATTCAGGGAAGGCCCTCCCAGGATGAAACCACTGAAATCTCCCCG GAGAAAACGCTCCTCCAGCCCGAGACCTCGGCTGAGTTCTACCGTGATTGGCGGCGATACTTGCGGAGTGGGCCAGAGCGCTACGAGGCCTTGCTGCATCTCGGGGGCCCAAAGCTGGGCCGCCTCTTCCAGATGGATGTGGGGTTTGGACTTCTAGGGGAGATGCTGATGGCACTGGCTGATCACGTGAGGCCAGCTGACCGGTGGGTGGTGCTGGGGATCCTGCGCAGCCTGGCCAGCACTGGCCGCTTCACCCTGAACCTGAGCCTGATGAGCCATGCGGAGAAAGAGAGCTGCAGATCCTTGTTTCAGAAGCTGCAGGCCATGGGCATCCCCAGCCTGGAGGGGCGGGGTCTGGGGGAGCAGCCTGGTGGGCTCCAGGAGGAGGAGAGTCTTCTGCAAGAGCTGCTAAGGCTGTATCACGTGGACTGA
- the CCDC103 gene encoding coiled-coil domain-containing protein 103 isoform X3, translating to MKRNDIIDFKALEKELQAALTADEKYKRENAAKLRAVEQRVASYEEFRGIVLASHLKPLEQKDKIGGKRTVPWNCHTIQGRPSQDETTEISPVGENAPPARDLG from the exons atgaaaaggaatgacaTCATTGACTTCAAGGCTTTGGAGAAAGAGCTGCAGGCTGCACTCACTGCTGATGAGAAGTACAAACGGGAAAATGCTGCCAAGTTACGGGCAGTGGAACAGAGGGTAGCTTCCTATGAGGAGTTCAG GGGTATTGTCCTTGCATCACATCTGAAGCCTCTGGAGCAGAAGGACAAGATAGGAGGAAAGAGGACTGTGCCCTGGAACTGTCACACTATTCAGGGAAGGCCCTCCCAGGATGAAACCACTGAAATCTCCCCGGTAG GAGAAAACGCTCCTCCAGCCCGAGACCTCGGCTGA
- the CCDC103 gene encoding coiled-coil domain-containing protein 103 isoform X1, which yields MKRNDIIDFKALEKELQAALTADEKYKRENAAKLRAVEQRVASYEEFRGIVLASHLKPLEQKDKIGGKRTVPWNCHTIQGRPSQDETTEISPVEQLEELCTLFPSFAIQEKTLLQPETSAEFYRDWRRYLRSGPERYEALLHLGGPKLGRLFQMDVGFGLLGEMLMALADHVRPADRWVVLGILRSLASTGRFTLNLSLMSHAEKESCRSLFQKLQAMGIPSLEGRGLGEQPGGLQEEESLLQELLRLYHVD from the exons atgaaaaggaatgacaTCATTGACTTCAAGGCTTTGGAGAAAGAGCTGCAGGCTGCACTCACTGCTGATGAGAAGTACAAACGGGAAAATGCTGCCAAGTTACGGGCAGTGGAACAGAGGGTAGCTTCCTATGAGGAGTTCAG GGGTATTGTCCTTGCATCACATCTGAAGCCTCTGGAGCAGAAGGACAAGATAGGAGGAAAGAGGACTGTGCCCTGGAACTGTCACACTATTCAGGGAAGGCCCTCCCAGGATGAAACCACTGAAATCTCCCCGGTAG AGCAGCTGGAGGAGCTCTGTACTCTCTTTCCTTCATTTGCGATCCAGGAGAAAACGCTCCTCCAGCCCGAGACCTCGGCTGAGTTCTACCGTGATTGGCGGCGATACTTGCGGAGTGGGCCAGAGCGCTACGAGGCCTTGCTGCATCTCGGGGGCCCAAAGCTGGGCCGCCTCTTCCAGATGGATGTGGGGTTTGGACTTCTAGGGGAGATGCTGATGGCACTGGCTGATCACGTGAGGCCAGCTGACCGGTGGGTGGTGCTGGGGATCCTGCGCAGCCTGGCCAGCACTGGCCGCTTCACCCTGAACCTGAGCCTGATGAGCCATGCGGAGAAAGAGAGCTGCAGATCCTTGTTTCAGAAGCTGCAGGCCATGGGCATCCCCAGCCTGGAGGGGCGGGGTCTGGGGGAGCAGCCTGGTGGGCTCCAGGAGGAGGAGAGTCTTCTGCAAGAGCTGCTAAGGCTGTATCACGTGGACTGA